GTATTTCTTCAATGTGACTGTATGTTTTACACAACATATTCTCAGTATTTCTTCAATGTGACTGCACGTTATACACAACATATTCTCAGTATTCTCAGTGATAGATTTCCCATTGTGAACCTCGCGATGTGGCAAAGTCAGGCGTGTCGTTTTCCCTGCTGGCGACACGTGATACACTGGGCCTTGTATTCTGTTCTGCAGCCGTCTATTAGATTCCATTCAATGAACTGAACAGTGAAAAGCCTTGTATCCTCTTTCATGGGAACTCCTGTGCCGGAAACCATACATCGCCAAACATAATGCTGGCAAAGTCAGCACAGTTCTGCTGCTGAGTCCGGATAGACTACAATGCATTGTACTTTATTTCATCGTGAATGTCTTTCAAGGTCAGGGGTCAATACTACTGCTCTCACGCAGAATCAAAAGTACTTTTAAGATAACCTTTTAGAGTGGAAAAAATATGGTGAACTAAAAGATAAAGATCCATGAATAGGgttgaaaacagaaaatagaaTATGCCATTAAGACGATTTTTCTCACAATGGAGGTTTTTAGGGTTTCTCTGGTGCCTTTTACGTTGAAAGCTCACACAGACATTTTTTCTCTCGCAAAATGGGGATATATATGTATCAAGGATTTATTTCAAAGCTTCATTCGATTTATGACCTTGACTTTTCCTTGAAGTCTTTCCAGTTAATTAATAACTGCTGAAGGAAAGGGTGTGTGAGGGCACTGTTGTATTCCAGTGCGCCGTGTACACTTTACCACAGACATGTAGAACTCTTGAATCAAGAATTAATAGGAAAATAGGTATCAAAAACAACCTGATGTTCTCTCAAATAAACACGACCGTTTTGAAAACGTTAGTTTTCATCGAGATTTTTTGAGGAGGGATGATTTAGAAACTGTACGCAGTTTTGCAAGTGGAATGTGATCCGACCTCTTCAGGAGTCAGGAGTCAGGAGTCAGCCACGTGTGAACGCGGGTTGTACGAGGTGGGCAAACTAGTGCCCACTGGGCCAGAGTGACGTCATCCGCGGCTCGGCGCTGCACCTTTCCCCCAGAGCCGCCATTCATGCCGCCTGCGACTTCCTCTTTGCGTTCACCAAAGTAATTAAGATATTTCCTTTTAATGAAATGATAAGCAGGTAAAAAGAATGTTCCCATACCGGCCCTACTTGTTTTCTTTGACAATGTACTTCCTCATTTTCTAGACTACTTTGCTCATCTTAAAAAGGACAAAACCAGAATTAATTTAATAAGAGCAGGTTAATCATTACTCCGACCGCTAACTGGCCAACGGTGCATGAATAGACTGTAAAAGTCTTGGTGGTATTATGTTCACTAAGTGaaacttctgtctgtgtgtatgtccgCCTGAGtgaatcaatgtgtgtgtgtgtgtgtgtatgtgtgtccttGCATATGTAGGCGTGTGTTCATCATCGTCCGCCGCCCCTCCTCGCAAACTCCCAGTGTGAGCAGATGGAATGCCTGAGCACGATGCAGCATTACATCAGCGCGCAATTAGTTCCGTAACCTGACACGAGCCTCGCagacctctctccctccctccctccctccctcgcctagagaagagaaggaagctGTGCGTGGCGTCGATTGGGCAGCAAAGGCAGCATCCCTCTTCCCTGAACAGGctctcctgcctgcctgccatGCAAAGCACAGAGCAGTCACACACTGATTAGACAGCAgggccataaaaaaaaaaagaggagtgaGCCTGACTGGCATGTTAAGTGAGGCCTTTTGGCGCCGGAGTCAAAATAATTCCATCACCGTGAAATACCGACGGCTGCGCACAGGCGACAAGCCGGCGTTTTAGAGGAGACGTTGTTTTTTCCGAGCACGCACAGCCCACGGGGGAGCGTGTTTACGAGCATTTTAGATAATGCACACAGATGGCTTAACATTCTGGCAAAAACATAGTTTTCTGGAGAAATTGCAGGTTTACAGAAGCACGTGGCTTTATGCTCACATTATTACCATTTTCctttaaatgacctgtaatgctGTACACAGGAATGTGACTGGACCAGCCACCTAACACCTGTTTATATGATGCACACTTTTCTCAGAGAAAATGACACCACAGGAGCGGTCCACTCCCCCGTCTCCGGCACTGGACCCGGAGGAGGTCCGGTCCAGGAAGATGAAGCGCAGAGCGATGGTCATTCAGGAGCTAGTGCAGACGGAGAGGGATTTCCTCACAGATCTGGAGCTGTGCATCAGAGAGGTGGTCCAGCCTCTTCGCAATCTGCAGGTACATGCTGTTCGGGACCCCCAATGAAACGTCTGTACAATTCTATAAAAGGATTCTTGCTTTTTAATGGtgacattttaatgtaaataaGATTATGTTGTAAAGTTTAGTCTTAGTACTAAACTGGCTGCATGCTGAGCAAAAGTTGATGTTTAACAGTGTCACTTGGCTATTGGGTAAACTTTGACCCACTTTACAAAATAATCCTTGACTTAATGAGAAATAATCAGCTTTTCTCAAGAGAGATCGACTTTGTAATACAAACATTATGGACCACAGACAAATGACAACTTATTTATGTAGTGACCCTGGTTTTTGATTTGTGGTTTCATTTGCATTGAATATTTCACTTCCTTTTCCTTTATCAGGTTGTGGATGTAGACACGTTGTTCACCAACACAGAGACGGTGTGTGAGGTTTCTGCAGCGCTGCTCCACAGACTGAACGGGGCCATAGCCGACCCTGATCCGGAGGCCGTCGTCATAGGTAATTACATTTTGACTACTTTGGATCTCTGTTGACTTCTGCTTCTGTGGTTTATGCTTGACTGAAGATGTATTCCTATTTCTATTTGAAGGAGATATATTCATCCAGGCGAAGGGAGCATTAGAAGATGTATATAAGATATACTGCTACCATCACGATGATGCCAACATGTCACTCAAATCCtatgagaaagaggaagaaataaagcaacatttcacCACATGTATATTATCTCTGAAGTGAGTcacatcttttattattttttttctcacattctTAACTTCTTATTACGTTTCTGATATTCCCTAACTTTGTGTTTAATCATATTGTtgactgtggtttttttttttgtctttgtaaatACAGGAAAATCTACAACCTGGAGTGAGTACCCTTTTATGATTCTACCAGAGACATATTTTAAAGATTTTGATGATTGAATGAGCAGCTTTGGTGGTGTTTTGCTTCGTCATGCATTGTGAACCCCCGTTCGGTCGGTAACCGCCAGTAACCGTTTCCTGTGCAATGCGCCTCTTCCCACAGAGGGAAACCCAACCTGCTGGACATGGGTTCCCTAATCATCAAACCGGTCCAGAGGATCATGAAGTACCCGCTGCTGCTCGGGGAGCTGTGGCACGCCACGCCCGAAGACCACCCTGACTACCACCCGCTGCAGAAGGCGTTCACGGCCGCTAAGATCATCAACGTTAACATCAACGAGTTCAAGAGACGCAAAGATATAGGTGAAGTTTAAAGTGAGGTGTTTTatcgttgatgatgacatctgTGAATTTGCTACCTCACATGACAACAAACCTAGTTCTTTGTAGATTATCTCCCAAATCAATTTCTTTTCACTCCCAGTCATGAAGTATAAGCGGTTGGAGGACGAGGGCACACTGAGGGGCAAACTGCACAAGTTCAACATCCACTCTATCCGGAAGAAAGGCGACAGGTTTGCCGGATATCTCAAAATCCTCACTGGAGTCGAACCACAGGTAAAATACTCGGCTAAAGAAGAGTTTTAgagctccctcctctctctctctctctctctctctcttaaaagTTATTAAAAGTGAGTGCATGGAATAAAAGTTATGAGGCTTTTTGACCTCACCGTTTAAATACACTTACGCTGCATAAAGGCACATTATTGATATACAAATTGTTGCACAGATGCAGTTAGTGGTGGCAGGCAGATATTGAGCTACATACTGACGCATGTTTAAACTCTTCTGTCTGTAGGTGAGAGATGAAATATTTGATCGAGAGGAGAAGCTGTTCCGGAGTCTGGAGAAGGCTGTGAGGCAGCTGGCCAAGAACGTTCAATGTTACCTGCAGCACACCCAGGTGGGGGCACATTAACATATCAAAAGTGTGTGCGATGGTTTGGAATAATCCGCTAACTATTTTGTTCCTTGACGTCCGCTCTGCAGGagatggtgtctgtagctgttCAGAATGTCCGGGACATGGAGGACATCCTCAAGGATCCAAACAAAAACCTCACGAATGGCTCTTCAGACACTAATGGAAACGATCCCTACAAGCACTTTGTAAGATATGTTGTTTTACCTGCCAAAAGTAAAAAGTCTTCTTCGGAGCATCATATACTTCCTTCCTTAATCTGTTTCTGTCCTTCCTTTGCTGTCCTGTTCCTACATGATCTCCCGTTCATCTCTCCCTGTCACTGTCGGTCCCCTGTCACTTCCTCTGGACCTCTAACCGTCCCACTACGTCCCTCAGTGACTGCCTCCCTGTCCTGTCCTCTTCTCTGTGGGAATCGCACTACTGCTGAGATATCTGATTTCTGAGATAACGATACCTTTCGACAAGATAATTTGTGTTGCACAGCCTCAAACCAAAGTCCGTAATAagctttgtaaaataaatgtagatACAAAGGCATTGAGATTTTGTATGAAATCCATTGTGTTTCCTGTGAAAACATGACGGCTGTAACTGATTAACAGAGAGACTGTTATTACTGTCGGCTAAAACATTAGTGCGTCTGGTCTTTCAGCAGGCAAAtcaagctgcagcagctctgttACCGTAAAGCTGTCTTCTGTAAGGACACAATTACGTGAATCAGATGCTGCTGCATTCAGAAAACATTTCtattcaaaaacacacataagtAGCAGTACTTGTTTACATGTATAGAGAATACTCAAAGGAAATAGTGGAATTTTCTGTTGATCTTCGGCCTGCCTCATTGACTTTTTGATGCAGAAAGACAGTATGGCGCGCCTGGTCCTCGCCCCCCTCTCATCGCTGCAAGGCATGTTCACAGCCCCACAGAAGCTCATCCAGAAGCGTTACGATAAGCTGCTGGATTACTGCAGCCGACTGGAgcgctcttcttctttttcctcctcatccacGTCATCATCCTCCAACTCTTCCTCGCCCTCACCGGTGTCAGAAGACCCACCGGGTCCCGCCAGGAGGGACTATGAAGCCCTCAATGCCTTGCtagtggaggagctgcagaggttcaACGCGGCCGCCTACAGTATCCTGACGAACTGCGTGGTGTATCTCGTGGCCCTGCTAAGGGGGCTAATGGATAAAATACTTCTCCGTTCCCCGTCCATTCAGCAGCTACCAGTGAGGGTGCCACACATCGACAACACTGGACACCATGTCCAGTCTGTTCAGGGTGTGTTAAGTGTGTCGTGTTTGCCTCCTCAGGCTCCGCTGTCCAACATTGCTGAAGTGCAGAACAGCATCATGGAAGAGCTGAACAACCTGACCTTTGTGAAGGACAACGCACAGAAGTTGATGGAGCGAAAAGTCAGCTTCGAGAGACAACGAGACAAGAGAATAGCAGTAAGGAAGTGGGAGAACAAGACCATTCACAtgcacaggaagaaaaatgcaaattatAGTCTGCGTTGTGTACTATTAGGATTCCTGACTACAGTCCCCTGAGACGTATTTATCTTCAGGTATAAAAGCGTAGGCAAATATGCACATAAACTAGTAATTATATGACTGCGATAATGCTCAGAAATGTTAGTGGATGTATTTATCCCACCGCCGGGAGCTTCCTCCTCACAATAATCTCAGACAACAATAACCAACAATGTGCCTACGTGTGCCCACACACCACGACCGCTTCTGCTCATCGCCTCCCTTTGCTTCCTCCAGCTGCCGGAGGTGCAGCATCAGACCGAGGAGCAGCGAGCCTGGCTGCTGGCAGAATACCCGGTGAGCCGCCTGTACCAGCTGAAGAGGAAGTGCAACGGCTGCCAGGAGCAGGACCTCGCCCTCCTGGAGGGGGAGCTGATCGCCCTGCTGGAGGACACAGACCCAtcgggcagcagcagccgctggCTGGTTCACACcggaggtgtgtgcgtgtgtgtgtgtgtgtgtgtgtgtgtgtgtgtgtgtgtgtgtgtgtgtgtgtgtgcaagcagtTAGTGAAACACACAAGGGGAGTTAAGTTATCACACTAGATCGTCTGCAGGAGTATTGTTGGTGTAGTTCTCCTTTCATACACATTCCTCTGTGAATATTCCTGCATGTGTTACATGACTGGGGCCGTGTAGACAAACAAAACTTTACTTTCCAACACGGACATGTCAGCACACAAGAGCTAGTCGCAGGGGATCTCCTCTGTTGTCGTGGTTGCTGGTACGTCTCCGCCTGCCTCTGGAGATGGTCGCCTCTCAACCCGGCTCCACACTCCGCAGCTTGTCTCCATCTCCACGTCTTGCGGAAGCACCTGAGATCCCGGCGTCTTGTTTGGAACAAACCCCAGCGTGTTGTAAGCAGTGTTTCCTCGAGTACAAAGCCTCTCCCCGTGGGTGTTGGAAAACAAGGACGGAGAGATGACGCTTGCTCCGTATTCGGCAATAACAAGTTATTTTTTATGAGTGCTGGAAGAAAAAACGAGATTGTGTGCGAGATGTTTGTTCTTACGAAGTACGTTCTTGTCTGTTCCTCTGGGATTAGCAGCAGTCCCGGGAGGTTGTTGTTCATCCTTCTGTTGATATGCTTACTTCACATGTACACATTCCTCTGTTCACTTGTATGGATTTAAGGTTGtgtgaaaaaatacaataatgttTACTGCCTTGATGTAAGACACGCAGTCCCACGTGTTAAAACACATCCTCTAGTGAAGTAGATTTTGGATTAACTGAAAATGTTTGCAGTTTACCGTTTATTCCCCACATGTTACGGGTCAGATCACCCAAATCAAAAAAGTgagaaagcattttttttaaagcttaaattgatttgttttaatttgactgAACTAACCCCTCAAAATGAACAGAGTGTTCAGGCATCCTGACAAACTGCACCTTTTTGTGACCCTGTTAGGTGCCCAAGGTTACGTCTACTCCACATTCCTGAAGCAGTACAACCCTCTGAGGGACTCCCAGCGGGGCGGCCGGAGGCCGAaagatcagcagcagcagcagcagcagcagcagccacagcagccgCCGGCTGCCATGGCGGACGAGGACTTTGACGACATCAGCCTGTTTGTGTcgggcagcggcagcagcagcctgcgcAGCTTCAACCTCAACACCACCGACAGCGGCTCGACCCTGTCCGGGCTGCAGGGCGAGCCCGAGGGCCCCGAGGGCCCCGAAGACCCGGAGGACACGGAGGCTCAGCAGGTGGGTGTcgtggcctgtgtgtgtttttaactgCACCTTTATTGGGGTCGTTGTAAGCTGCTGCGGCGCTGAGGACAGGAGGGACAGGTGGAATGCCTTTTTGGGTAAACAGGCGACGTCCGGAATATTAATGTCCTGCAAAGTAAACAGTTACAGCACGCTGATGTGCGCACACGTGTGACCAATCAACCAAGCTGTATTTGGGCATCTGAAAAATAAGGGGTGAACCTGAAGCAC
The sequence above is a segment of the Gasterosteus aculeatus chromosome 9, fGasAcu3.hap1.1, whole genome shotgun sequence genome. Coding sequences within it:
- the arhgef38 gene encoding rho guanine nucleotide exchange factor 38, which encodes MDTNEASGGEKEKEKVIKRRNRPVFLRYLERRKTDTIVAEDSVKWDINLGTLVRRSQSDKTEYSAKLKEKMTPQERSTPPSPALDPEEVRSRKMKRRAMVIQELVQTERDFLTDLELCIREVVQPLRNLQVVDVDTLFTNTETVCEVSAALLHRLNGAIADPDPEAVVIGDIFIQAKGALEDVYKIYCYHHDDANMSLKSYEKEEEIKQHFTTCILSLKKIYNLEGKPNLLDMGSLIIKPVQRIMKYPLLLGELWHATPEDHPDYHPLQKAFTAAKIINVNINEFKRRKDIVMKYKRLEDEGTLRGKLHKFNIHSIRKKGDRFAGYLKILTGVEPQVRDEIFDREEKLFRSLEKAVRQLAKNVQCYLQHTQEMVSVAVQNVRDMEDILKDPNKNLTNGSSDTNGNDPYKHFKDSMARLVLAPLSSLQGMFTAPQKLIQKRYDKLLDYCSRLERSSSFSSSSTSSSSNSSSPSPVSEDPPGPARRDYEALNALLVEELQRFNAAAYSILTNCVVYLVALLRGLMDKILLRSPSIQQLPAPLSNIAEVQNSIMEELNNLTFVKDNAQKLMERKVSFERQRDKRIALPEVQHQTEEQRAWLLAEYPVSRLYQLKRKCNGCQEQDLALLEGELIALLEDTDPSGSSSRWLVHTGGAQGYVYSTFLKQYNPLRDSQRGGRRPKDQQQQQQQQQPQQPPAAMADEDFDDISLFVSGSGSSSLRSFNLNTTDSGSTLSGLQGEPEGPEGPEDPEDTEAQQFYAVYAFQARCDQELTLQEYQHVRILQFHDLGGNKDWWLAEANGQKGYVPANYLGKMSYA